The stretch of DNA atacgtcgccatattctcatatggagcggtgatccaaaaggattccgtcgaagagtatgacctTCTGGCAAAACAAGGAGCCGAatttcccggtttcatctcttggttcaaaaaaaTGGTACTTTCCATTCACTACAAGAAtcctgttaatccatgacggatacCTTCCGTCATAGACGTataaaaaactatcatagaagggCATCAATGATGGatttgaaatccgtcatgtatatcgcgtcataattgacGATTGCACACTTCATGACGGATTTTGACCGTCATGAATTACAGTTAACCGAAGTGCTCATAACGACGTGAACTTGTATGCCACGTCATCCGCTGATATGGATATTACGTGGTAGCCCATTAACTTAGTGGCCCAACTAGAATTGCAGCCCACTAAATTTCAGCTATGTCTAAGAATCAATGGCCCAATTAGAATTTCAGCCCACTAAATTTCAACTCCGTCTAGGACTCAGTGGCCCAATTAAAATTTCAGCCCACTATATTTCAGCTCCGTTTAGGACACACAGCCCATGTGTAGTAATCAACCAAATTGAAATTTCAGTCTATTAAATTTCAAGGTCAGTCCAAGGCCCACTAATTTCAAGCCGAGAGATTAGCTCATCTCACAATAAAAAAATTAGCCAATATCTTTTTCCCGAAAATATGTGCTACAGTATGTCATTAAATAAATGATAAACACACTACGAAACAACACTTTATACAAATGGAAAAAAGACAACAACACTTTATACAAATGGAAGAAAGACAAGAACAATTTACAGATAACTCTGGACAATACTGTAGCATATCCCATATATTCAATCTACAACATGTCCTTAGATATTCCCCGGCGGAACAGCGGCGACACCATATCCACCACCATATTGCCTCTTTTTCTGCGAGTACACCACCATATCGCCTCTACCCATGCTCCTGAGTAGTCGATCTCCAGCGACGAGAACAACATGGTATAGTCGTTGCCTGCGCGTGGACAACCAAATACTTGTCTCAAAAATTTAGAAATAAAACAGTGAACACAAGATGGTGGGGCAAGGCACTGACAGACCGCGAGGTCGAGGGAGAAGTCGGGGGTGAGGACGCCGTCTGCGACGGACGCGGACACACGACATTGAAGGGACTGCAGCGTCCCGGCACAGCAGAGCCGCCTCCGCCAGGCGCCTGTGCTAACTCGATGCGGCTTCCTCGGTGATTCAGCGCATCCGACAAAGATGGGGCGGCCTGAACCGTGGCTGAGTTGCGGCTGACTCCACCTGCACATGACGTGAGGTGAGATTAGAGAAAGAAACGTGGTTAGGAGCATGCGTGAGGAAGAGTTGCCGCTCATGTACCCATTTCATTGGAGGCACAGAGCACGCACATATCGAGCACGCACGGAGAACAACGCTTACCAGCGACAGTTTCCTCTGGCCCGGCTCGACGAGCCATGGCGCTAGCGTCATATCCTGCCGTCCGCCGCCGCTTGGGCAGTGGATTCGTCGCTTCCCTTCGCGTTTTGTGTCAACGCCTACGACGACGCAGCTCCCTGGGGACGAGTCGGTGCCGCCCCCCGACATCCAAGCGCACACCACCGCACGGTGTGGGTCGGCCTGGACGTCGCGCCCTCGGTGCTTGCCCAGGTGTGGACCCGGAGCCGGGAGAAGGAGCTAGGCGGGGACGGAAGGCGGCGACTGGAGAAGGAGATGGGAGAAAGGAAGGCACTGGAAGCCGGCGGCTGCGGGGTGGGGGAGAAAAAAGAAATGGATCGGGAATTAGAGATTGTGTGCCAACCATTGGATCTCAAAAAATCGAACGGTGGAGACGCTTGATCCATGTGCCGGTAGGCTCAGCCAATCAAAACGCACGGTTTGCCTCACGCAGGATCGCACCCCTCGGCTGACCACCATATGGGCTTTTGCTGATTCCAGCCCCGCCTGAGTGAGGCCGCCCAGATTTAAAACCATTTCTATTTTTCAAATAACTAATAAAGCCACTTTTGTCAAGTAACCTTTTCTCAAAACAAAAACCTTTGTCAAGTAACTTACAAAAAATTATCTTATAAGTATATCCCAATAAAAAAATACATGCGATATAAAAAAATTATTACAAAAAAAAATAAACCAAGAACCCCAAGTTTGTGCTCGATTTTTTCCCATGTCGATATTTGgagtttcttttcattcctttgatAGGGTCTAATATAAACATAGAGTGAGAAAGAAAAAAGTGAATTTTAACCCCTTTTTCatattttatagtgattgtaaataGGATGTATCTATCAAATGCCTATAAATGTAGTAAATTACTTTGAAATAGCAAACAAAACCTGAAAAATGTCAAAATTTGACATATTATATGTGATGGTGTATGTTAGGTGTCCAAAAAGATTCAAGGATAAATGATTAAACAAGTATCATTTCTCCTTCAAACCTAACGCATTCTCTCTGGAGATCATGATTCCTCCTTGCAGATTGTTCGACTGCAAAGCAGTATGCATGATTTTTTGTGTGAAAATATTTTTGATTATTTTACCAAAGAATCTAGATGTCATATCATGATACCATGGGAGATTCCATATTTTTCACACTTTGTTTGCATTTTTTTCCTAAATTTAAACTACTTTTCTTGCTATCAAGTTCCATGTTGCTGCTCGAGTCCTGGCCCCATCTTGTTTGGAACTAATTTTATTTCCTTACATATGGCATAATCCTACAGTAAATACCACCAATAAGATCTTTCAACCCATTTCTGAGAACTATTTCATGTGTTCTCAACTTAAATTTCAATTGTATCCATTAAATTTTTAGATATGCACTCAATGACTTAAATATATTCAAAAGGCTTTTAAAGTGCCAAAATTTGGCATGTTGCATTTAGTGTTGTATGCCGAGCATAGAAAAAGTTTCGAGGCCAATTAATGAAGCAGGTTTCAAGGTTCACACTTATTTTTTTGTTAAAAAATTCTTAATCAAATAATAAATGTAAGGAAATATATATTTGGCATGAAGTGTAAGG from Triticum dicoccoides isolate Atlit2015 ecotype Zavitan chromosome 6A, WEW_v2.0, whole genome shotgun sequence encodes:
- the LOC119318930 gene encoding uncharacterized protein LOC119318930, with the translated sequence MARRAGPEETVAGGVSRNSATVQAAPSLSDALNHRGSRIELAQAPGGGGSAVPGRCSPFNVVCPRPSQTASSPPTSPSTSRQRLYHVVLVAGDRLLRSMGRGDMVVYSQKKRQYGGGYGVAAVPPGNI